One region of Bactrocera neohumeralis isolate Rockhampton chromosome 5, APGP_CSIRO_Bneo_wtdbg2-racon-allhic-juicebox.fasta_v2, whole genome shotgun sequence genomic DNA includes:
- the LOC126758263 gene encoding mucin-2-like isoform X44 translates to MGRAITWLVVAFIIAILAPSVVGQANSTAQNAGNNQTSILQSVSQTKLLENLLGILGDVVNNLGGAQTTTNNTNSEQASTDYDYYDDVEKPLLSGCLKLLRAATIDPNTSEPGVLGNIIRTLRNLLGSLLGDQTGDTTQSSGLLDLDVVADLVGDGETSSNSTNTDHLVSVCLNLILGDILGVLGDVIKGFNGTLPCPPESAQTQATLTTLLTTPIDPSAISTLISTLQTTTAALTEATTTLSPATTMQTSSLSPISTTSQSTIETITMPSTLTPTTESSTTPTSSESTSEISTSPTTESSTTPTTESSTSPSTLTPTTETSTTPTSSESTSEDPTSPTTETSTTPTTESSTSPSTLTPTTETSTTPTSSESTSEISTSPTTETSTTPTTESSTSPSTLTPTTESSTTPTSSQPTSEDPTSPTTETSTTPTTESSTSPSTLTPTTETSTTPTSSQSTSEDPTSPTTETSTTPTTESSTSPSTLTPTTETSTTPTSSQSTSEDPTSPTTETSTTPTTESSTSPSTITPTTESSTTPTSSQSTSEDPTSPTTETSTTPTTESSTSPSTLTPTTESSTTPTSSESTSEISTSPTTETSTTPTTESSTSPSTLTPTTESSTTPTSSESTSEISTSPTTETSTTPTTESSTSPSTLTPTTESSTTPTSSESTSEISTSPTTETSTTPTTESSTSPSTLTPTTETSTTPTSSQSTSEDPTSPTTETSTTPTTESSTSPSTLTPTTETSTTPTSSQSTSEDPTSPTTETSTTPTTESSTSPSTLTPTTESSTTSTSSESTSEISTSPTTESSTTPTTESSTSPSTLTPTTETSTTPTSSQSTSEDPTSPTTETSTTPTTESSTSPSTLTPTTETSTTPTSSQSTSEDPTSPTTETSTTPTTESSTSPTTESSTTPTAESSTSPSTITSSTDSSTTPSTITPTTNSPTTQTAALPASDFTPSLSTSTTSTSSESTSEISTSPTTETSTTPTTESSTSPSTLTPTTETSTTPTSSQSTSEDPTSPTTETSTNPTTESSTSPSTLTPTTETSTTPTSSQSTSEDPTSPTTETSTTPTTESSTSPSTLTPTTESSTTPTSSESTSEISTSPTTETSTTPTTESSTSPSTLTPTTETSTTPTSSQSTSEDPTSPTTETSTTPTTESSTSPSTLTPTTETSTTPTSSQSTSEDPTSPTTETSTTPTTESSTSPSTLTPTTESSTTPTSSESTSEISTSPTTETSTTQPPNLPHHHQH, encoded by the exons GCAAGCATCAACTGATTACGATTATTATGATGACGTCGAGAAACCGCTACTAAGCGGATGCTTAAAACTTCTTAGAGCAGCCACCATAGATCCAAATACTAGCGAGCCTGGTGTACTAGGTAATATTATACGCACCTTACGGAATTTACTGGGTAGTCTTCTTGGCGATCAAACTG GGGACACCACCCAAAGTTCAGGTTTATTGGATCTGGATGTTGTAGCCGATCTGGTTGGTGACG GGGAAACCAGTTCAAACTCCACAAACACTGATCATCTCGTAAGTGTCTGCCTGAATCTTATACTAGGCGATATACTCGGCGTCCTAGGAGACGTAATAAAAGgat tTAATGGCACCTTGCCATGCCCACCGGAGTCTGCACAAACGCAAGCGACATTGACAACATTATTAACGACACCAATAGACCCAAGCGCTATTTCAACGTTAATATCGACtttgcaaacaacaacagctgcttTGACTGAAGCTACGACCACCTTATCACCAGCAACCACAATGCAAACCTCATCACTTTCACCAATATCTACCACTTCACAATCAACAATCGAAACGATAACAATGCCATCAACACTAACTCCAACAACTGAATCTTCCACCACACCAACCAGTTCAGAATCAACAAGTGAAATTTCCACATCACCAACAACAGAAAGTTCTACCACCCCAACCACTGAATCTTCCACATCACCAtcaacactaacaccaacaactGAAACATCCACCACACCAACTAGTTCAGAATCAACAAGTGAAGATCCCACATCACCAACAACAGAAACCTCAACCACTCCAACCACTGAATCTTCCACATCACCAtcaacactaacaccaacaactGAAACATCCACCACACCAACCAGTTCAGAATCAACAAGTGAAATTTCCACATCACCAACAACAGAAAC CTCTACCACTCCAACCACTGAATCTTCCACATCACCAtcaacactaacaccaacaactGAATCTTCCACCACACCAACCAGTTCACAACCAACAAGCGAAGATCCCACATCACCAACAACCGAAAC CTCTACCACTCCAACCACTGAATCTTCCACATCACCAtcaacactaacaccaacaactGAAACATCCACCACACCAACTAGTTCACAGTCAACTAGCGAAGATCCCACATCACCAACAACAGAAACCTCTACCACTCCAACCACTGAATCTTCCACATCACCAtcaacactaacaccaacaactGAAACATCCACCACACCAACTAGTTCACAGTCAACTAGCGAAGATCCCACATCACCAACAACAGAAACCTCTACCACTCCAACCACTGAATCTTCCACATCACCATCAACAATAACCCCAACAACTGAATCTTCCACCACACCAACTAGTTCACAGTCAACTAGCGAAGATCCCACATCACCAACAACCGAAAC CTCAACCACTCCAACCACTGAATCTTCCACATCACCAtcaacactaacaccaacaactGAATCTTCCACCACACCAACCAGTTCAGAATCAACAAGTGAAATTTCCACATCACCAACAACAGAAACCTCTACCACTCCAACCACTGAATCTTCCACATCACCAtcaacactaacaccaacaactGAATCTTCCACCACACCAACCAGTTCAGAATCAACAAGTGAAATTTCCACATCACCAACAACAGAAACTTCTACCACTCCAACCACTGAATCTTCCACATCACCAtcaacactaacaccaacaactGAATCTTCCACCACACCAACCAGTTCAGAATCAACAAGTGAAATTTCCACATCACCAACAACAGAAACCTCTACCACTCCAACCACTGAATCTTCCACATCACCAtcaacactaacaccaacaactGAAACATCCACCACACCAACTAGTTCACAGTCAACTAGCGAAGATCCCACATCACCAACAACAGAAACCTCTACCACTCCAACCACTGAATCTTCCACATCACCAtcaacactaacaccaacaactGAAACATCCACCACACCAACTAGTTCACAGTCAACTAGCGAAGATCCCACATCACCAACAACAGAAACCTCAACCACTCCAACCACTGAATCTTCCACATCACCAtcaacactaacaccaacaactGAATCGTCCACCACATCAACCAGTTCAGAATCAACAAGTGAAATTTCCACATCACCAACAACAGAAAGTTCTACCACCCCAACCACTGAATCTTCCACATCACCAtcaacactaacaccaacaactGAAACATCCACCACACCAACTAGTTCACAGTCAACTAGCGAAGATCCCACATCACCAACAACAGAAACCTCTACCACTCCAACCACTGAATCTTCCACATCACCAtcaacactaacaccaacaactGAAACATCCACCACACCAACTAGTTCACAGTCAACTAGCGAAGATCCCACATCACCAACAACAGAAACCTCTACCACTCCAACCACTGAATCTTCCACATCGCCAACAACAGAAAGTTCTACTACACCAACCGCTGAATCTTCCACATCACCATCAACCATAACATCAAGCACTGACTCTTCGACTACACCTTcaacaataacaccaacaacaaactcACCTACTACGCAAACTGCTGCACTACCAGCATCAGATTTTACACCATCTTTATCGACTTCCACCACATCAACCAGTTCAGAATCAACGAGTGAAATTTCCACATCACCAACAACAGAAACCTCAACCACTCCAACCACTGAATCTTCCACATCACCATCAACACTAACACCAACCACTGAAACGTCCACCACACCAACTAGTTCACAGTCAACTAGCGAAGATCCCACATCACCAACAACCGAAACCTCTACCA ATCCAACCACTGAATCTTCCACATCACCAtcaacactaacaccaacaactGAAACATCCACCACACCAACTAGTTCACAGTCAACTAGCGAAGATCCCACATCACCAACAACAGAAACCTCTACCACTCCAACCACTGAATCTTCCACATCACCAtcaacactaacaccaacaactGAATCTTCCACCACACCAACCAGTTCAGAATCAACAAGTGAAATTTCCACATCACCAACAACAGAAACCTCTACCACTCCAACCACTGAATCTTCCACATCACCAtcaacactaacaccaacaactGAAACATCCACCACACCAACTAGTTCACAGTCAACTAGCGAAGATCCCACATCACCAACAACAGAAACCTCTACCACTCCAACCACTGAATCTTCCACATCACCAtcaacactaacaccaacaactGAAACATCCACCACACCAACTAGTTCACAGTCAACTAGCGAAGATCCCACATCACCAACAACAGAAAC CTCTACCACTCCAACCACTGAATCTTCCACATCACCAtcaacactaacaccaacaactGAATCTTCCACCACACCAACCAGTTCAGAATCAACAAGTGAAATTTCCACATCACCAACAACAGAAACTTCTACCACCCAACCACCGAATCTTCCACATCACCAtcaacactaa
- the LOC126758263 gene encoding uncharacterized protein LOC126758263 isoform X39, which yields MGRAITWLVVAFIIAILAPSVVGQANSTAQNAGNNQTSILQSVSQTKLLENLLGILGDVVNNLGGAQTTTNNTNSEQASTDYDYYDDVEKPLLSGCLKLLRAATIDPNTSEPGVLGNIIRTLRNLLGSLLGDQTGDTTQSSGLLDLDVVADLVGDGETSSNSTNTDHLVSVCLNLILGDILGVLGDVIKGFNGTLPCPPESAQTQATLTTLLTTPIDPSAISTLISTLQTTTAALTEATTTLSPATTMQTSSLSPISTTSQSTIETITMPSTLTPTTESSTTPTSSESTSEISTSPTTESSTTPTTESSTSPSTLTPTTETSTTPTSSESTSEDPTSPTTETSTTPTTESSTSPSTLTPTTETSTTPTSSESTSEISTSPTTETSTTPTTESSTSPSTLTPTTESSTTPTSSQPTSEDPTSPTTETSTTPTTESSTSPSTLTPTTESSTTPTSSQPTSEDPTSPTTETSTTPTTESSTSPSTLTPTTETSTTPTSSQSTSEDPTSPTTETSTTPTTESSTSPSTLTPTTETSTTPTSSQSTSEDPTSPTTETSTTPTTESSTSPSTITPTTESSTTPTSSQSTSEDPTSPTTETSTTPTTESSTSPSTLTPTTESSTTPTSSESTSEISTSPTTETSTTPTTESSTSPSTLTPTTESSTTPTSSESTSEISTSPTTETSTTPTTESSTSPSTLTPTTESSTTPTSSESTSEISTSPTTETSTTPTTESSTSPSTLTPTTETSTTPTSSQSTSEDPTSPTTETSTTPTTESSTSPSTLTPTTETSTTPTSSQSTSEDPTSPTTETSTTPTTESSTSPSTLTPTTESSTTSTSSESTSEISTSPTTESSTTPTTESSTSPSTLTPTTETSTTPTSSQSTSEDPTSPTTETSTTPTTESSTSPSTLTPTTETSTTPTSSQSTSEDPTSPTTETSTTPTTESSTSPTTESSTTPTAESSTSPSTITSSTDSSTTPSTITPTTNSPTTQTAALPASDFTPSLSTSTTSTSSESTSEISTSPTTETSTTPTTESSTSPSTLTPTTETSTTPTSSQSTSEDPTSPTTETSTNPTTESSTSPSTLTPTTETSTTPTSSQSTSEDPTSPTTETSTTPTTESSTSPSTLTPTTESSTTPTSSESTSEISTSPTTETSTTPTTESSTSPSTLTPTTETSTTPTSSQSTSEDPTSPTTETSTTPTTESSTSPSTLTPTTETSTTPTSSQSTSEDPTSPTTETSTTPTTESSTSPSTLTPTTESSTTPTSSESTSEISTSPTTETSTTQPPNLPHHHQH from the exons GCAAGCATCAACTGATTACGATTATTATGATGACGTCGAGAAACCGCTACTAAGCGGATGCTTAAAACTTCTTAGAGCAGCCACCATAGATCCAAATACTAGCGAGCCTGGTGTACTAGGTAATATTATACGCACCTTACGGAATTTACTGGGTAGTCTTCTTGGCGATCAAACTG GGGACACCACCCAAAGTTCAGGTTTATTGGATCTGGATGTTGTAGCCGATCTGGTTGGTGACG GGGAAACCAGTTCAAACTCCACAAACACTGATCATCTCGTAAGTGTCTGCCTGAATCTTATACTAGGCGATATACTCGGCGTCCTAGGAGACGTAATAAAAGgat tTAATGGCACCTTGCCATGCCCACCGGAGTCTGCACAAACGCAAGCGACATTGACAACATTATTAACGACACCAATAGACCCAAGCGCTATTTCAACGTTAATATCGACtttgcaaacaacaacagctgcttTGACTGAAGCTACGACCACCTTATCACCAGCAACCACAATGCAAACCTCATCACTTTCACCAATATCTACCACTTCACAATCAACAATCGAAACGATAACAATGCCATCAACACTAACTCCAACAACTGAATCTTCCACCACACCAACCAGTTCAGAATCAACAAGTGAAATTTCCACATCACCAACAACAGAAAGTTCTACCACCCCAACCACTGAATCTTCCACATCACCAtcaacactaacaccaacaactGAAACATCCACCACACCAACTAGTTCAGAATCAACAAGTGAAGATCCCACATCACCAACAACAGAAACCTCAACCACTCCAACCACTGAATCTTCCACATCACCAtcaacactaacaccaacaactGAAACATCCACCACACCAACCAGTTCAGAATCAACAAGTGAAATTTCCACATCACCAACAACAGAAAC TTCTACCACTCCAACCACCGAATCTTCCACATCACCAtcaacactaacaccaacaactGAATCTTCCACCACACCAACCAGTTCACAACCAACAAGCGAAGATCCCACATCACCAACAACCGAAAC CTCTACCACTCCAACCACTGAATCTTCCACATCACCAtcaacactaacaccaacaactGAATCTTCCACCACACCAACCAGTTCACAACCAACAAGCGAAGATCCCACATCACCAACAACCGAAAC CTCTACCACTCCAACCACTGAATCTTCCACATCACCAtcaacactaacaccaacaactGAAACATCCACCACACCAACTAGTTCACAGTCAACTAGCGAAGATCCCACATCACCAACAACAGAAACCTCTACCACTCCAACCACTGAATCTTCCACATCACCAtcaacactaacaccaacaactGAAACATCCACCACACCAACTAGTTCACAGTCAACTAGCGAAGATCCCACATCACCAACAACAGAAACCTCTACCACTCCAACCACTGAATCTTCCACATCACCATCAACAATAACCCCAACAACTGAATCTTCCACCACACCAACTAGTTCACAGTCAACTAGCGAAGATCCCACATCACCAACAACCGAAAC CTCAACCACTCCAACCACTGAATCTTCCACATCACCAtcaacactaacaccaacaactGAATCTTCCACCACACCAACCAGTTCAGAATCAACAAGTGAAATTTCCACATCACCAACAACAGAAACCTCTACCACTCCAACCACTGAATCTTCCACATCACCAtcaacactaacaccaacaactGAATCTTCCACCACACCAACCAGTTCAGAATCAACAAGTGAAATTTCCACATCACCAACAACAGAAACTTCTACCACTCCAACCACTGAATCTTCCACATCACCAtcaacactaacaccaacaactGAATCTTCCACCACACCAACCAGTTCAGAATCAACAAGTGAAATTTCCACATCACCAACAACAGAAACCTCTACCACTCCAACCACTGAATCTTCCACATCACCAtcaacactaacaccaacaactGAAACATCCACCACACCAACTAGTTCACAGTCAACTAGCGAAGATCCCACATCACCAACAACAGAAACCTCTACCACTCCAACCACTGAATCTTCCACATCACCAtcaacactaacaccaacaactGAAACATCCACCACACCAACTAGTTCACAGTCAACTAGCGAAGATCCCACATCACCAACAACAGAAACCTCAACCACTCCAACCACTGAATCTTCCACATCACCAtcaacactaacaccaacaactGAATCGTCCACCACATCAACCAGTTCAGAATCAACAAGTGAAATTTCCACATCACCAACAACAGAAAGTTCTACCACCCCAACCACTGAATCTTCCACATCACCAtcaacactaacaccaacaactGAAACATCCACCACACCAACTAGTTCACAGTCAACTAGCGAAGATCCCACATCACCAACAACAGAAACCTCTACCACTCCAACCACTGAATCTTCCACATCACCAtcaacactaacaccaacaactGAAACATCCACCACACCAACTAGTTCACAGTCAACTAGCGAAGATCCCACATCACCAACAACAGAAACCTCTACCACTCCAACCACTGAATCTTCCACATCGCCAACAACAGAAAGTTCTACTACACCAACCGCTGAATCTTCCACATCACCATCAACCATAACATCAAGCACTGACTCTTCGACTACACCTTcaacaataacaccaacaacaaactcACCTACTACGCAAACTGCTGCACTACCAGCATCAGATTTTACACCATCTTTATCGACTTCCACCACATCAACCAGTTCAGAATCAACGAGTGAAATTTCCACATCACCAACAACAGAAACCTCAACCACTCCAACCACTGAATCTTCCACATCACCATCAACACTAACACCAACCACTGAAACGTCCACCACACCAACTAGTTCACAGTCAACTAGCGAAGATCCCACATCACCAACAACCGAAACCTCTACCA ATCCAACCACTGAATCTTCCACATCACCAtcaacactaacaccaacaactGAAACATCCACCACACCAACTAGTTCACAGTCAACTAGCGAAGATCCCACATCACCAACAACAGAAACCTCTACCACTCCAACCACTGAATCTTCCACATCACCAtcaacactaacaccaacaactGAATCTTCCACCACACCAACCAGTTCAGAATCAACAAGTGAAATTTCCACATCACCAACAACAGAAACCTCTACCACTCCAACCACTGAATCTTCCACATCACCAtcaacactaacaccaacaactGAAACATCCACCACACCAACTAGTTCACAGTCAACTAGCGAAGATCCCACATCACCAACAACAGAAACCTCTACCACTCCAACCACTGAATCTTCCACATCACCAtcaacactaacaccaacaactGAAACATCCACCACACCAACTAGTTCACAGTCAACTAGCGAAGATCCCACATCACCAACAACAGAAAC CTCTACCACTCCAACCACTGAATCTTCCACATCACCAtcaacactaacaccaacaactGAATCTTCCACCACACCAACCAGTTCAGAATCAACAAGTGAAATTTCCACATCACCAACAACAGAAACTTCTACCACCCAACCACCGAATCTTCCACATCACCAtcaacactaa
- the LOC126758263 gene encoding uncharacterized protein LOC126758263 isoform X50: protein MGRAITWLVVAFIIAILAPSVVGQANSTAQNAGNNQTSILQSVSQTKLLENLLGILGDVVNNLGGAQTTTNNTNSEQASTDYDYYDDVEKPLLSGCLKLLRAATIDPNTSEPGVLGNIIRTLRNLLGSLLGDQTGDTTQSSGLLDLDVVADLVGDGETSSNSTNTDHLVSVCLNLILGDILGVLGDVIKGFNGTLPCPPESAQTQATLTTLLTTPIDPSAISTLISTLQTTTAALTEATTTLSPATTMQTSSLSPISTTSQSTIETITMPSTLTPTTESSTTPTSSESTSEISTSPTTESSTTPTTESSTSPSTLTPTTETSTTPTSSESTSEDPTSPTTETSTTPTTESSTSPSTLTPTTETSTTPTSSESTSEISTSPTTETSTTPTTESSTSPSTLTPTTESSTSPSTLTPTTDTSTTPTSSESTSEVSTSPTTESSTTPTTESSTSPSTLTPTTESSTTSTSSESTSEISTSPTTETSTTPTTESSTSPSTLTPTTESSTTPTSSESTSEISTSPTTETSTTPTTESSTSPSTLTPTTESSTTPTSSESTSEISTSPTTETSTTPTTESSTSPSTLTPTTESSTTPTSSESTSEISTSPTTETSTIPTTESSTSPSTLTPTTESSTTPTSSQSTSEDPTSPTTETSTTPTTESSTSPSTLTPTTESSTTPTSSQPTSEDPTSPTTETSTTPTTESSTSPSTLTPTTETSTTPTSSQSTSEDPTSPTTETSTTPTTESSTSPSTLTPTTETSTTPTSSQSTSEDPTSPTTETSTTPTTESSTSPSTITPTTESSTTPTSSQSTSEDPTSPTTETSTTPTTESSTSPSTLTPTTESSTTPTSSESTSEISTSPTTETSTTPTTESSTSPSTLTPTTESSTTPTSSESTSEISTSPTTETSTTPTTESSTSPSTLTPTTESSTTPTSSESTSEISTSPTTETSTTPTTESSTSPSTLTPTTETSTTPTSSQSTSEDPTSPTTETSTNPTTESSTSPSTLTPTTETSTTPTSSQSTSEDPTSPTTETSTTPTTESSTSPSTLTPTTESSTTPTSSESTSEISTSPTTETSTTPTTESSTSPSTLTPTTETSTTPTSSQSTSEDPTSPTTETSTTPTTESSTSPSTLTPTTETSTTPTSSQSTSEDPTSPTTETSTTPTTESSTSPSTLTPTTESSTTPTSSESTSEISTSPTTETSTTQPPNLPHHHQH from the exons GCAAGCATCAACTGATTACGATTATTATGATGACGTCGAGAAACCGCTACTAAGCGGATGCTTAAAACTTCTTAGAGCAGCCACCATAGATCCAAATACTAGCGAGCCTGGTGTACTAGGTAATATTATACGCACCTTACGGAATTTACTGGGTAGTCTTCTTGGCGATCAAACTG GGGACACCACCCAAAGTTCAGGTTTATTGGATCTGGATGTTGTAGCCGATCTGGTTGGTGACG GGGAAACCAGTTCAAACTCCACAAACACTGATCATCTCGTAAGTGTCTGCCTGAATCTTATACTAGGCGATATACTCGGCGTCCTAGGAGACGTAATAAAAGgat tTAATGGCACCTTGCCATGCCCACCGGAGTCTGCACAAACGCAAGCGACATTGACAACATTATTAACGACACCAATAGACCCAAGCGCTATTTCAACGTTAATATCGACtttgcaaacaacaacagctgcttTGACTGAAGCTACGACCACCTTATCACCAGCAACCACAATGCAAACCTCATCACTTTCACCAATATCTACCACTTCACAATCAACAATCGAAACGATAACAATGCCATCAACACTAACTCCAACAACTGAATCTTCCACCACACCAACCAGTTCAGAATCAACAAGTGAAATTTCCACATCACCAACAACAGAAAGTTCTACCACCCCAACCACTGAATCTTCCACATCACCAtcaacactaacaccaacaactGAAACATCCACCACACCAACTAGTTCAGAATCAACAAGTGAAGATCCCACATCACCAACAACAGAAACCTCAACCACTCCAACCACTGAATCTTCCACATCACCAtcaacactaacaccaacaactGAAACATCCACCACACCAACCAGTTCAGAATCAACAAGTGAAATTTCCACATCACCAACAACAGAAACCTCTACCACCCCAACCACTGAATCTTCCACATCACCAtcaacactaacaccaacaactGAATCTTCCACATCACCATCAACACTGACACCAACAACTGATACATCCACCACACCAACTAGTTCAGAATCAACAAGTGAAGTTTcaacatcaccaacaacagAAAGTTCTACCACCCCAACCACTGAATCTTCCACATCACCAtcaacactaacaccaacaactGAATCTTCCACCACATCAACCAGTTCAGAATCAACAAGTGAAATTTCCACATCACCAACAACAGAAACCTCAACCACTCCAACCACTGAATCTTCCACATCACCAtcaacactaacaccaacaactGAATCTTCCACCACACCAACCAGTTCAGAATCAACAAGTGAAATTTCCACATCACCAACAACAGAAACTTCTACCACTCCAACCACTGAATCTTCCACATCACCAtcaacactaacaccaacaactGAATCTTCCACCACACCAACCAGTTCAGAATCAACAAGCGAAATTTCCACATCACCAACAACAGAAACCTCTACCACTCCAACCACTGAATCTTCCACATCACCAtcaacactaacaccaacaactGAATCTTCCACCACACCAACCAGTTCAGAATCAACAAGTGAAATTTCCACATCACCAACAACAGAAAC TTCTACCA TCCCAACCACTGAATCTTCCACATCACCAtcaacactaacaccaacaactGAATCTTCCACCACACCAACCAGTTCACAGTCAACTAGCGAAGATCCCACATCACCAACAACAGAAACCTCTACCACTCCAACCACTGAATCTTCCACATCACCAtcaacactaacaccaacaactGAATCTTCCACCACACCAACCAGTTCACAACCAACAAGCGAAGATCCCACATCACCAACAACCGAAAC CTCTACCACTCCAACCACTGAATCTTCCACATCACCAtcaacactaacaccaacaactGAAACATCCACCACACCAACTAGTTCACAGTCAACTAGCGAAGATCCCACATCACCAACAACAGAAACCTCTACCACTCCAACCACTGAATCTTCCACATCACCAtcaacactaacaccaacaactGAAACATCCACCACACCAACTAGTTCACAGTCAACTAGCGAAGATCCCACATCACCAACAACAGAAACCTCTACCACTCCAACCACTGAATCTTCCACATCACCATCAACAATAACCCCAACAACTGAATCTTCCACCACACCAACTAGTTCACAGTCAACTAGCGAAGATCCCACATCACCAACAACCGAAAC CTCAACCACTCCAACCACTGAATCTTCCACATCACCAtcaacactaacaccaacaactGAATCTTCCACCACACCAACCAGTTCAGAATCAACAAGTGAAATTTCCACATCACCAACAACAGAAACCTCTACCACTCCAACCACTGAATCTTCCACATCACCAtcaacactaacaccaacaactGAATCTTCCACCACACCAACCAGTTCAGAATCAACAAGTGAAATTTCCACATCACCAACAACAGAAACTTCTACCACTCCAACCACTGAATCTTCCACATCACCAtcaacactaacaccaacaactGAATCTTCCACCACACCAACCAGTTCAGAATCAACAAGTGAAATTTCCACATCACCAACAACAGAAAC CTCAACCACTCCAACCACTGAATCTTCCACATCACCATCAACACTAACACCAACCACTGAAACGTCCACCACACCAACTAGTTCACAGTCAACTAGCGAAGATCCCACATCACCAACAACCGAAACCTCTACCA ATCCAACCACTGAATCTTCCACATCACCAtcaacactaacaccaacaactGAAACATCCACCACACCAACTAGTTCACAGTCAACTAGCGAAGATCCCACATCACCAACAACAGAAACCTCTACCACTCCAACCACTGAATCTTCCACATCACCAtcaacactaacaccaacaactGAATCTTCCACCACACCAACCAGTTCAGAATCAACAAGTGAAATTTCCACATCACCAACAACAGAAACCTCTACCACTCCAACCACTGAATCTTCCACATCACCAtcaacactaacaccaacaactGAAACATCCACCACACCAACTAGTTCACAGTCAACTAGCGAAGATCCCACATCACCAACAACAGAAACCTCTACCACTCCAACCACTGAATCTTCCACATCACCAtcaacactaacaccaacaactGAAACATCCACCACACCAACTAGTTCACAGTCAACTAGCGAAGATCCCACATCACCAACAACAGAAAC CTCTACCACTCCAACCACTGAATCTTCCACATCACCAtcaacactaacaccaacaactGAATCTTCCACCACACCAACCAGTTCAGAATCAACAAGTGAAATTTCCACATCACCAACAACAGAAACTTCTACCACCCAACCACCGAATCTTCCACATCACCAtcaacactaa